The Podospora pseudoanserina strain CBS 124.78 chromosome 7 map unlocalized CBS124.78p_7, whole genome shotgun sequence region CACTGCTTCTCTCGGCCCAGTAATCTTCCACCCCGGCAGCCTATCCTTCCCCAGCGCCTTCAACGTAACCTTCTCCACAAGACTGTACTCCTCCTCATTGTCCCGGTCAAAGTTCATCGGCTCCTTCAACGCAATaggtgggttggtgatgattcTCACTCTCCTGAGCGAGTTATCCGACGGCGCATGGAGCATGAGAGGGTGCATCAGATACACATCCCCCACTTTGCCGGTTGCCTCGACAAACGCCCCGGGTTCGCCAGCACAGCTCTTGGCGCAGTTGTTGAACCAGTCCAGGTTCTCTTGTTGGTTGAAGTTTGGTGCGCCACGGGGCTCCATTCTTGGGCAGACACCGGCTGGGTTCTCGTACAGGTGCTTTGCGATCTTGGGGATGGCAGGAGGGCAGATGTAGGTTCCACCACCGTGATGCTCGATATCTGTGAACAGGGGTGTGACAAGCAAACCCTGCTCTCTGCTGTCGAGGTAGTGTACGAAAAAGTCCCCATCGACATGCCACTCGGGAAAGTTTTCGGGAGGGACAGGCTTGTTTTCTCCTTCTGGGGTTCCAAGGTTGACGATGAGGGAGTCCTTCCAGTACTTGAATGCTGGGTCGATGCGGTCCTCCCCGCCGCAGATCTCGCAGATGGCTGCCCAGGCCTTGGGGGCAAAGGTGGACGAGTCAAAGTCAAAATGAGAGGGCATGTTGGTGCGGAGGGTGTGCCATGTTGATTTGTCGTTGGGGTCCATGCCCAGGCGAGTCCACACGTTGGAAGTTATGGTCTCTGCTTGCTCTCTGGTGAAGCAGTTCTCGATTCTATAGGAAGGAGTTAGGAATGAACGGGCCAAGTAGAAAGGACATGGCAATGGCTTACTTGACCCAGCCATGCTGGAGGAAGTGCTCCTTTTGTTCGGGCGTGAGGGCTGACATTTTGATATGTGATGGCTAACGTACGAGAagctgggggttgatgaagctacctcctcctcctaacTCACACAACagttcccaccaccaccacccacccctccttttATGCTACAAACCGCAGGAACTTTCATGCCTTATCCCCGGACTCGTGATCACTACACTCCACGGGCACGTCGTGCCATGGCGGATCCAAGACGACGACTGGCCGCTTCAAGATGCGGGGCACGCCCTACCATTTTAACCAGCAACATCTCATTGGACAACTTGACACATGTCGGAACCGACGGGCAGGACAAGCTTTCCCAGGTTCGAGATAGCGGTATTGATTGGACCCGTGAGCCGGGTTCACTTGTCCGGGAAAGACTGATAGTGCTATCATCGCTTAGAGACCCCAGGCCGTTCCCACGTAAGATGATGTGCAACCGATGCTCTTCACAAACAGccgatgttgttgaggagaaTGAATCCCGGAGTTAAACCTaagcgggggaggggcatcATTACGACCGCCAAGACACGCCGTTGGTGAGCACAACGCGGCAGGCAACCGAGGAACTTTGGACGCGATCCACTTTATTTCTTTCCTTCCATCATTGTTCGAACCAGTTCAAGAGCAGATACACAGTTCGAAATGGCGCCTCCGGAAGTAGACCCTCTCGAAGAGGAGTATGTTTCAGAAGAAGACTCCGACTTTGCCCCCGAAGACGATAACgcgccagcagcagaggaaTCTTCAGCTTCTgccgatgaagatgaagacgcGATTGCGAAACCGACCGCGAAACGAAAACGCCCTGCCGGTGGCGATGCAGCAGAAGATGCCGGTTTCGAAAACTCGGGCGATGAAGCTATAATATCCAAGGGtctcaaaaagaaaaagaggagacaaacaaaagaagatgccgaggacgaaggaggcgagggcggGCTCATCAGGACCAGAGCCCAGCGTGCGGTAGAGTAAGTCTACCTGGTAATCCCTCCGCCATTTTCATCACTGACAATATCACTACAGAAAAGCAGAAAAAAGAGCGGCCGTCTCCACCGGCCCGGTAACCATCGACGTCGATGCCCTCTGGGCGCAAATGACCAGCGAGGCCGCCgcaccccaaccaccatcaccaccaccatcacaagaagaaaagcaacaggaaaaagaagcaggAAAATCATCTAAGGAAACGGCCGCGGAAAAAGACCTCATCAAAATCAAACGCACGTATAATTTTGCCGGCAAGGTCCACACAGAAGAGAAACTCGTCCATCGAGAATCAGCAGAGGCAAAACTCTACCTCGCCGAACAGGCCGGGAGGACAGACACGACCGAATCAGAAGAACCGACCCGAAAACTCAAAAAGGCTTTCCGGTCCGTGTTTGAGCCGGTGATGCCGATTGATCCGGCGACGGGTCAGAGGAGAAGCGATCTTAACTTGGGGGTGGCATCTAGGCTCAAGGCAAGAGAGGCTGCTgcggccaaggccaagaagttGAATACTGTCGAGAAGAGCAGGATGGACTGGGCTGGGTTTGTGGATAAGGAGGGGATCAAGGATGAACTGGAGCTGGCGGGGAAGAGCAAGGACTCTTATGCGGCCAGACAGGACTTTTTGGCGAGGAGcgaggcgttgagggaggaggaggcaaggagggcgaggatggctGGGAAGGTTTAAGGGGGATTGTTTTGtatcattttcttttttacaAGGGCGTTTAGGAGTTTTATATATACCCACCTCAAGTTGGTTAGGATAATATCTAAAACCCGATTTACAATTCTCATTTCGTACCATATCTTGACCCCTTTGTTCAAAGCTTGGAACTATCaatcctcatcccctcatcatcctgctCCTTGACCCTTAAATCAGGCAACACCTCTGGCATAATCCTCTTTGGGTTCGCCCCCGGTATCAGAGAGTACTTTCCAAAATCCGTCAcacccctttcctcccgTAAGAAATCCTCATCAAGTAACAACTCCCCattcaccctctccgccggcGCGTCCAAGATTGCCAATATGGCGTCAGAGAAAATAGTAGGCTTTCTCAAATCCCGTTTATACTCTTGGTCGCGTCGTGTGAACTGTTCTGTCGCGGCGGATTCGATGGCGACGGCGGGCCAGATGCCGGTGATGGCCATACCTTTTTGGCGGTTTTTGTCAGGGAGCGGGAGGGCTTCTCGGTCGAAGTCCATTGCTAGGCCTTTGACAAGGACGGACATGCCCACTTTGCCGATTGCGTAGGCGGTTTTTCCGCGGAAGAAGCGGGAGTAGATTGGCGGGGAGACGACGATTATCCGGCcgccgaggggggaggatttgaggtgggggagggagtggtggagggtgatgtAGAGGCCGGTTGGGTTGACggattggaggaggaggaattttttgaggggggtggtggagagggggccCCAGTGAATGGCGCCGGTGTTGTAGATTAGGACGTCGAGTCTTTTGTGGGACTGGGGGTTGGTTAGTTTGGGATGTGGTGAGAGGTAGGGTGAAATAGCTGGTGGGGTGaaaaggtggtggttgggggtttgtgggtGATGGGAAATGGGGAAGGGACAACATACAGTGATGATATCGTGAATGAGATTCTCGAtggaggtttgggaggttgtgTCGACTGGGATCGCGGTTGCGGAGAGGCCGAGCTGGGTTATCTCGagggcgacggtggtgatggttgattgaggggagttggggtcgggggggaagggcgagagggtggtgagggaggagaggggggttgttgatttTGCGGAGACGATgactggagggggtgttagtggtggtgatactggcgttgatggtggtggtgtggcttACCATGGTAGCCAGCTTTGGCGAGGTCGATGGCTACTTGACGGCCTATGCCCCTTGAAGCGCCTACTACGAGGGCTATGGGCTTGGTCGATGTTGACATCTTGGTGGTATTGAAGGGATGGGTCAGGGGTGTAAGTGCCGAGCTGTTAAGCGTGAGGGCGTGTAAGTGGTGAGATCGCGAGTGAAGGTCAAAGCACAACAAGAACCATCAAAAGCAGCTCAATAAATACAACTTCATCAAAGTTACATAACCGAAATCTTCGGCAAGTTCTACTTGACAATATCCACCTAGTTTGAAGATATCCCCATGGGATTACTGATCATGAAGTTGTCAACGAAAGGCTGGGGGTTCACAAAGGCACCCGGCCGGCAGTGGGGCGGCTGAGCCGAGGCAGTGGCGCcgttcccttcccctttttgGCACGCTTCCCCagaaccatcaccccctgAACAATGCGGGGGGGGGTGGAACCTGGGGAATGTCCCAGGCATCTTATACAAACCTCCAGTTTCCTATTTCACAGTGCTTTTCATCTTTATATCTATATGTTTACATATAAGTGCGTTCGTGTGTGTCTGTATCACTATTGAAGCGTTTCATTGTACCATACCCATGTAAAACAGTCAAGATGGGCGGTAAAATCGACTGCTACCTTGACATAGGTCAgttctcctccctcaatcccttcccaccctcatATCAATCACTCACCATCACATACAGCTTCATTATACTCCTACCTCGCATACCtagacctcctccgcaaccgccccatcctcgcctcccacGGTGTAACCGTCGAGTAAgtcccctttcccatcccctcatcccctcccttattaaacaccccccccccagatTCCACCCAACCTTCCTCGGCGCCCTCAACCAAGCAACAGGCAACAAACCCCCCTGgaccctccccgccaaagccgccCACGGCCCCTTCGACGCAGCCCGCTCCATCGCCCGCCAGGGCACCTACCCCAACGGCAGtcccctcaacatcaccttCCCGGAAAACCTCTTTATAAACGGGAAAACCATCCTTCCCCTTCGTGCCCTGCACTGCATCAAGTCCAAGTTTCCCCCAGAAACCTTCGACCAAACCCTCCTTTACCTCTTCCACATCTTTTGGTCACCTCCCAATCTCAACCTTACTGTCCCTGAAAACCTCAAGTCAACGCTGTTGGCTGTGCCGGAGGGGTTCTCCGGTCCTACGGCGAATgatgtcaagaagaagaagttgttCAGTGCGgagcaggtggaggagattaTGAAGGGGGCTCAAGCAGAAGAATTTAAAgggaagctgaagaagacgacTGACGAGgcgttggagaagggggcttTTGGGGCGCCGTGGATATGGGCTACGAATGacaaaggggagggggagcccTTTTTTGGGAGTGATAGGTTCCATTTTGTTTACAAGCATTTGGGGTTGCCGTATAGGGATGTGGAGGTTTTGGCTAATGGGGATGATCCGAAGTGGGGGAAGCtttggaggaaggagaaTGGGGCGAAGTTGTAggtgtggtgatgtcggatggggaggagggcttggttGGCGATGCTGGGCTGGATAGTGTCACCATGGCCAGGTACTCTTTAGACCTACTGAAACCAGCTGCCATCTATTGTGTGCACTTTCCTGGCCAGGGCGGTGCCGTCCTGGTGTGCATCAGCAAAGGTCTCTCGTGGTGGTCGtgttttggagggtgaggtcATTTCAGGCTTGTGATGAGACGTTGAAAACATATATTGACTGTTCATGTGCTTGGTTACAGTTGCGAGGACATGTGCTTAGGTTTCCAACTTAAACGAAGAACTGCTGTTTGTATGGATGCAAAAGCTGCACGTTAGAATCTTATAATTAGCTCTGGACGCAATGTCCAGCGCTAGGCTTGACAAGGAGCTGTACCGTGTCACCCAAATGCTTCTCTCACTTTAAAGAAGTCCTTCTTGGGCATTGAGAAGACCCGTCCATCTCatctctgctgctgttcaACAAGGAAGGGTGAGCAAAGTGACCCGAAATGACGTCGGCCACTGTTCGTCGCTGGCAGCTGACCAGAGTTGTCCCCCACCACAGAGCAGTTCCCGCAGCACTCCGCACAGACGGGAAGGGAGCTTGGGCCTTGTTCAAAGAAATCACCTGATCTGCCCCACAGGGTTCCTGCCCTGCCTTGCCCTACCTAGTTAAGTCAACTTCCCCTCCCGAAAAAGCATCCTCTTTcttccctcatcaccaacgcaATCACTCATCTGCGAAGTAACATGTAGGTGCCcttcgacaacaacaacaccctctcgCCTTCCTGTGCTAATtaacacatcaccaacagtCAAGATGAGAGCGAAgtggagaaaaaagagagttAGACGCTTGAAGcgcaagagaagaaagatGAGAGCCAGATCGTAAGTCGCACAATCCACCCATTCCTGGTCTACTACAGCTACTGACAGTCGCCCACAGCAAATAAACGACTCGCTTTCTCGACCTCAATCAGTCTCCCAGTAACAATTGAACCTGGGCCATCAGCGAACTCAGCACCTTGGTCGTCCCTTTCGACTACCACGGCGACGCAAACCGTTCTTTGACTCTGCCCGTCGTCAAGTGGGCCAATAGGTCTCGGCAACCACCCCGAGTCTTCAGCAACCACGTTCTCCCCGGGACAACACTTTACAACAATGGCATTCACTGCGCGGAGGTCTGATGGATCATGAAAAAATGAATATGGCTGGTTGCACACCA contains the following coding sequences:
- a CDS encoding uncharacterized protein (EggNog:ENOG503P07X), producing the protein MSALTPEQKEHFLQHGWVKIENCFTREQAETITSNVWTRLGMDPNDKSTWHTLRTNMPSHFDFDSSTFAPKAWAAICEICGGEDRIDPAFKYWKDSLIVNLGTPEGENKPVPPENFPEWHVDGDFFVHYLDSREQGLLVTPLFTDIEHHGGGTYICPPAIPKIAKHLYENPAGVCPRMEPRGAPNFNQQENLDWFNNCAKSCAGEPGAFVEATGKVGDVYLMHPLMLHAPSDNSLRRVRIITNPPIALKEPMNFDRDNEEEYSLVEKVTLKALGKDRLPGWKITGPREAVTPLRVKIQEQMRLEELKRLEALKKQAEQTQTVTAAA
- the SWC5 gene encoding swr complex subunit (EggNog:ENOG503P2Q7; COG:K) yields the protein MAPPEVDPLEEEYVSEEDSDFAPEDDNAPAAEESSASADEDEDAIAKPTAKRKRPAGGDAAEDAGFENSGDEAIISKGLKKKKRRQTKEDAEDEGGEGGLIRTRAQRAVEKAEKRAAVSTGPVTIDVDALWAQMTSEAAAPQPPSPPPSQEEKQQEKEAGKSSKETAAEKDLIKIKRTYNFAGKVHTEEKLVHRESAEAKLYLAEQAGRTDTTESEEPTRKLKKAFRSVFEPVMPIDPATGQRRSDLNLGVASRLKAREAAAAKAKKLNTVEKSRMDWAGFVDKEGIKDELELAGKSKDSYAARQDFLARSEALREEEARRARMAGKV
- a CDS encoding uncharacterized protein (EggNog:ENOG503P20V; COG:Q) — encoded protein: MSTSTKPIALVVGASRGIGRQVAIDLAKAGYHVIVSAKSTTPLSSLTTLSPFPPDPNSPQSTITTVALEITQLGLSATAIPVDTTSQTSIENLIHDIITSHKRLDVLIYNTGAIHWGPLSTTPLKKFLLLQSVNPTGLYITLHHSLPHLKSSPLGGRIIVVSPPIYSRFFRGKTAYAIGKVGMSVLVKGLAMDFDREALPLPDKNRQKGMAITGIWPAVAIESAATEQFTRRDQEYKRDLRKPTIFSDAILAILDAPAERVNGELLLDEDFLREERGVTDFGKYSLIPGANPKRIMPEVLPDLRVKEQDDEGMRIDSSKL
- a CDS encoding uncharacterized protein (COG:H; EggNog:ENOG503P219), with protein sequence MGGKIDCYLDIASLYSYLAYLDLLRNRPILASHGVTVEFHPTFLGALNQATGNKPPWTLPAKAAHGPFDAARSIARQGTYPNGSPLNITFPENLFINGKTILPLRALHCIKSKFPPETFDQTLLYLFHIFWSPPNLNLTVPENLKSTLLAVPEGFSGPTANDVKKKKLFSAEQVEEIMKGAQAEEFKGKLKKTTDEALEKGAFGAPWIWATNDKGEGEPFFGSDRFHFVYKHLGLPYRDVEVLANGDDPKWGKLWRKENGAKL